The window TGCTTCAACATCAGGCCATGTACGAATTCTTGCTTCCATGCTCTTCGCTCTGCCCCTTGGCAAATATGCAAGACTTCCTCTTCTAGGTTGGCTATGCTTTCTATGGCCCATTGATAAACCAAGTTGTTCAAAAAGCCCATTATAAGTCTATAATTAAATCAAGACAATACATGCGTGAAAATTTAGATCTTAGTGCCAAAAGTTTACCAGGCTTTTCATTATAGATATGGCACCTATGACAATACCTGCAGAGCCAACAAGTATTACAAGAATCAAAAATCTTTTATTCAATACTCTTTTGCCAGAAGATCCCGTATTAAAACTAGTTACGAGTTAGCACGTTTAGAACTGAAAGAATGCCAAAGATTGCCTCTTCTAGTCTAACTGTCTCAGTTGCCTGATCTGAGAAAAAGTTCAGGGTGTGAGATCGTGGTATATTTCCTACATGTTTTCCCAAGATTTCATGAACTCCTTTTTTTGGAGAGCCAAAGACAAGAAGAACAGGAACATTTGAGATCTCATCAAAGTATTTTTGTGTTTTATGAATAGGTTTGCCCTTTCTAGAAGTTAGTATGATATCAGATCTCCATTCGGCAAGAAATGTAGCAAGGTTTGATACTTCTTTGACATCATAGCCCCAATATTGGTTGATCTCGTCTTTATCTATCTGTTTTACAGACAATGTAGGATATCCCTCTTTGAATCGAACTGTAATTCGTTTCCCAATCTCATCTTTGCTGTAAAATGAGATCAGTTGTTCAAATCCTACGTCGAGGTATTTTTTTCCCTTGTATTGTACTACCACTCCATCTCTTACATCTCCTGCCTTGATTTTTTTAGGATCAGATGTTTGTACATGTGATGAGATCTTTAGAGGACTCATACTGCCCGCAAATTGAAAATCGTCACTTAATGGATACAATATCTTTCGTAGATATTGAGGAGTTTCAACATAACGAAGTAAATTTCTAAGTAAAGATCTGTCTCGATCAGAACCGCTTGATTCTTTGTAAATGTAAATGGTATCTACTCGAAAGATAGCGCATGCTCTTGCAATTTGCGCTGTCTTCATTGTTTTGTCAAGCTTTGATGGTTCTTCAGACAGAGAAGAATCAGGAATTGCAATAGAAATTTTCAATGACAGTACATGGATAGTAGCGTTATAAAATATTAGGTTCTACTTTGGTCTCTTGGCAATATTTTCTTTAGCCTTGACAGCAAAATGTTCAATATCTTTTTCAGAGGTTCTTGTCAAGAGTTTTGTAGAAAGTGGAATTTGTGCCATCTTGATGTGCTTTACACCTTCCTTGTCTTCACTAACAAGATAAATGGATTCTATTGCCATTGCAGCAGCATCTTCAGCAGACATGTCTTTTTTGTAGTTCTTTTCTAGAAATTCAGTAACTTGATCTGCACCTGCACCAATAGCTACTGCATCGTATGAGATGTAAGTACCACTTGGATCAGTCAGGTAAATTGTGCTTCCACTTTTATCAATGCCTGCAATTATTAGTGCAACACCAAATGGTCTAACTCCAGCATATTGTGTATACTGTTGTGCTTGATCAGCCAAGTGTTTGGCCACTGCTTCGACTTCTATTGGTTCGTCATATATCATTCTGTTACTTTGTGAAAAGAATCTTGCATTATCTACTTGTGATCTTGCATCTGGGATATAGCCAGCAGCGGCTACTCCAATATGATCATCTACTTGGAATATTTTTTGTGTAATATCAGAATTTTGTAATTTTCGTGGTTTTTCTTCAACTGCAAGTATTATGCCATCTTTGCTTTTG of the Candidatus Nitrosotalea sinensis genome contains:
- a CDS encoding putative RNA uridine N3 methyltransferase — its product is MKISIAIPDSSLSEEPSKLDKTMKTAQIARACAIFRVDTIYIYKESSGSDRDRSLLRNLLRYVETPQYLRKILYPLSDDFQFAGSMSPLKISSHVQTSDPKKIKAGDVRDGVVVQYKGKKYLDVGFEQLISFYSKDEIGKRITVRFKEGYPTLSVKQIDKDEINQYWGYDVKEVSNLATFLAEWRSDIILTSRKGKPIHKTQKYFDEISNVPVLLVFGSPKKGVHEILGKHVGNIPRSHTLNFFSDQATETVRLEEAIFGILSVLNVLTRN
- the psmA gene encoding archaeal proteasome endopeptidase complex subunit alpha, with translation MLPAAAGYDRAITVFSPDGRLYQVEYAIETVRRGTLAIGIKSKDGIILAVEEKPRKLQNSDITQKIFQVDDHIGVAAAGYIPDARSQVDNARFFSQSNRMIYDEPIEVEAVAKHLADQAQQYTQYAGVRPFGVALIIAGIDKSGSTIYLTDPSGTYISYDAVAIGAGADQVTEFLEKNYKKDMSAEDAAAMAIESIYLVSEDKEGVKHIKMAQIPLSTKLLTRTSEKDIEHFAVKAKENIAKRPK